CCCCGGCCGTTAATCCGATTACCGCGAATACAATTCGACGATCAGGCTTTCGTTGATGTCGCCAGCGATATCGCTGCGTTCCGGCTTCTGCTTGAACGTGCCTTCGAACTTCTTCGAATCCACAGCGACCCAGCTCGGCAGACCGCCTTGCTCAGCCAGCGACAGCGCTTCGAGAATACGCGCCTGCTTCTTCTTCTGTTCGCGCACGGCAACCACGTCGCCAGCCTTCACTTGCATCGACGGGATGTTCGACACGACGCCGTTCACCGTGATCGCCTTGTGGCTAACCAGCTGACGCGCTTCAGCGCGCGTCGAGCCAAAGCCCATGCGATACACGACGTTGTCCAGACGCGATTCGAGCAACTGCAGCAGGTTTTCACCCGTGTTGCCCTTCAGGCGGTCGGCTTCGGCGAAGTAACGACGGAATTGACGCTCGAGGACACCGTAGATGC
The sequence above is a segment of the Paraburkholderia sp. D15 genome. Coding sequences within it:
- the rpsD gene encoding 30S ribosomal protein S4, translated to MARYIGPKAKLSRREGTDLFLKSARRSLADKCKLDSKPGQHGRTSGARTSDYGTQLREKQKVKRIYGVLERQFRRYFAEADRLKGNTGENLLQLLESRLDNVVYRMGFGSTRAEARQLVSHKAITVNGVVSNIPSMQVKAGDVVAVREQKKKQARILEALSLAEQGGLPSWVAVDSKKFEGTFKQKPERSDIAGDINESLIVELYSR